The Dysidea avara chromosome 11, odDysAvar1.4, whole genome shotgun sequence genome includes the window GTGGTTTGTGTTAGCAattactgtactattagagtacttgaatGAGTATATCTGTTTTGATTGTTTATGTTAGTTAGTGGATGTCTACATCTGACACAACCATTCCATTGTACTAGGAATACTACTACGCTTGTCTAAATTTGTGAAAAAGAATACCGCTGCCATTTCATAATTTTATTCCAAATTTTCACAGAATATCAAAGGTTTCATAAACCGTAAAGTTATAAATTCAAATTATCACCTTCATATTTACATGATGATTTTACCTTTCCCTTTTATCATTGTCATGGTAACATACAATTGCTGTAGCTTCTACTAGCTTCCTAGCTAGCATACATGTAATAAAATTTTAGAGAGAGAGGGTCATACACTCATTGACTTGGGTGTATCTATTCAcatactggactggattactggactcaaGTTACCTTACATGTGGGCATATGGCTTATCACTTTTAGGAGGTGTTTGAGCAAACTATATTATGACTTTATGCAATGAGTCCAGTAAATGGATACACCCTCATGTACTGCCCTGCCATTGAACCCTGACTGTTTAAATTCTGGCTTTTTCTGTTGTCATGCCAATAACTAGTCttatattgcatgtataggttTTGGTTATATGTTGTTCAATGACTCACATGGCTGGTTATAATCTTGCAGAGTAAACAGCAATTTATTTTAACTTTTATGTTGCTATAGCTTAGTATTAGTGGATGGTGAAAAGTTTTAGCAACTGCTAAACAATCTAAAGTTGCAATGCCTGGTTCTGTGCATGCCATCCAGCTGTGCATGGCATGCACATCATTTTCTGctacaagtagatgaatcatcTCCACAAGATTCAAAACTGTCTATACTGTGGaacaatagaaaattccacaaGCCAATAAAACACTCTAATGTATAAACTCCAGCTTGGTTACAGTAGATTATGTCTCCTATCAAGTGAAAGCAATTTACTACAGCTAACCAAAGTTGTATAGAAGTCACTTAATTCTCTGTTCCAAAGGGGCTCTCTGACATAGATACACAAATAAAGctgctatataattatgtacgtaCAAGATTAATAGTTTGAAAGTCAATCATCAGTACCTGCAGCTGCAGGCTCATTGCCAGATAAACAATATGGTAAGGTATGCATCTGTATCTTCAAAAAGGAGATATTATTTAAATTAGCTAAACTGTTCAAGTTCAGTGAATTTTCATAGAGACATAGCATCTCTTTCTTTGCAATAAATTATGAagtaatttgtgaccggatttgcaaaaaggtacctttttcacacaaactttgacccattttttgaactttgatacttcataactttttgatcttggcatataattgcctggAATTTTCCACgagtgtatatagctacagtatctggctacgttttgatactaagagcaagttaatcagcatAAGGAGTGAAGTGatgcatcattttgtttgctggtatgtaaaatgtgtggaaaaggtacctttttgcaaatctggtcacatttaagaGTCATGATAATTTCATTAGGTTAAGTacgtattttttttttttacttgatACATACACAGAGTAGAATTGTAGAACAAGCTTATACTTTGTGCTTCTATTGTATTTCCTTATAACACTACTATTTTTGCGTGAAAAATTACATAAGTCACGAAAATAACTACCTAACTACTAAAGTTCTCCTTCACGGCATTTCAACAATCACCTTCCCACCAGCACGCCCATCTCTTACTAACTCGTATGCCTCACTGATCTTCTCCAAGGGGAAGGGGCCAGTTTTAGATAGTACTGGTTTGATACGTCCAGCATCCACAAGTTTCCTGACTTCATCCAAACACCTGCCACTCGGTTGTGCAACAATGTAGAAGAATCCTCGACCATGTAGCAGACGCTGAACAAGTACTTGTATAAACGTGATAGCCTGTGTCATAAGACTGCCCACTAACACTCCCCAGCGGTTGACAAACCTCAGGTATGGTGATCTGATACTGAGATACTTTGCATCACCAAATCTCTTCAGTACGTTTAGAGAACGAGCTTCGTAATTCTGAGTATAGCCAACAGTGTCCAGTACCACATCATAGCCTCTCAGCTGACTGAAGTCTTGACTGAAGTCTTGACTGGTGTAATCAATGATAATGTCTGCAGCGTTGAGATTCTTAACTAGTTCAACTTTACCGGATGAACATGTTGTTGTCACTTTGGCTCCCCATGCCTTCAACAATTGAATGGCAAAACTACCCACACCACCACTTCCACCATGAACAAGTACCTTCTTGTTTGCAGCATTGGAAGAAGTCAGCCCTGCTCTTGTTACTAGAGCACTCCACACAGTGCAGGCTACCCAAGGAAGTGATGCTGCTTCAGCAAAACTCAATGTTGTTGGCATATGGGAGACATGGTCCTCGTCAACTGCAACATACTGGGCATGACTACCATCACGAGACCATGGGCAGGCAGCATAAACCAAGTCACCTGCTATGAATTTAGTCACATCTTCTCCAACAGCCACCACCTCTCCTGCACAGTCTCTGCCCAGCACTCGTGGTAGGTCATTCCTCCTTTGAAAATTAGCTGAAATCAATGCAGAGCCATAACCCATTGTCATGCCAACATCTATGTGGTTAACTGAAGCCGCATGTACTCTAACGAGTACGTCACTTGGTCCAAATTTGTTGACATACTTTTCATCAAGATGAAGTGAAGTGGTAGGAGTTCCATAAGATTGTAACACAGAAGCTTTGTGCCTGGAAATCCTCGCAGACATGGTGACTCTTTTAGCAGTAAAGAACTGCTTCAAAATCGTAACAGTATTTAGGCCAAGCAAGTAACTGAATGGCAAAGACAATGAAGCATAGTGGTATACTAGAAACGTTAAGTAGCCAACACTGGCAAGCTCAAATACAACTGGAAAGGGAACAGTAGGTCTAGTGGAGCGGGACACCTCCTGTGTAGGGAGACATTTTGGCACATGGTATCCACAAATCACTGCAATAATGCGATCAGCTTCTCTCCTGTTAGGCTGTGAATCAGAGCACCaagtaattataccatctggcCGCACAATGTAATAATGTTTACTGTATATTGCAATGACTTGTGGGAGATCTTTACTTATAATTGTGCACACCTTCAATGGCATTTTCATGTCTTTAGCTGCATCCTGCAGATCCCGACAGTCAGTCTTATCACCATCAATGATAAGTAGAGTGTGGTCCTTTTCAAACAGGTCATGAATTGTGGGCTTTTCTTTCAGCACAACATGTGGGGCCCTCCTGCCGGGTATAGCAATGGGCATAAATGCTGACATTATATTTACAGCTATCTTGTGTTCTGAAGGACCCTCATGGCATATAATGTTTGAGTTGGCATATTGGAATGCCAGCACAATTGTGGTACCAGATTGTAGGTTATTTCTCACTTTCTTTACTACACTCCAACCAAACAGGGTGGACACAATAGGGAGATGAACCAACAAAGGCCTCATAAATTTTGATGTAGCAGTACCAACAATCTCTCCAGCATCAAGAACAAACGATCGCGTTTTGTCAGCCAGTGCCCTGCGTTCAATCTGGTAAGAATCAAGCAAAAAATCTCCACCCCAGCCCTTTAAAATTGCATCAAATTTCCAAGCCAAGTCTACAGCATCTGCTATACCAGTATTCATGCCAATACCACCTAGAGGGACCCACTGATGCGCGGCATCGCCACAGAGGAAGACACGACCCTCGCGGTATTTCGTGGCAAGCAATGCATGTGTCTCCCAATGTGAGCTTTGCTTGATAGTGTGCTCTATCTCTTTGCCTACAAAATCCTTGACAAAATGACTCGGATTGTCCTTCAAAAAGTCAAACTTGATCACATCATCTTTGTGCATCAAACTGTAAATAAGAAAGTCTCCCTTCTCAATATCCACAGTGACCATTATCCCCGAAACTTTACGATTGCTCACCAAGTAATAGCCAGGTTTTCCATCAACAATATCCTTGAGCTCCTGTGACTCAATGTAGACGCTGAAAGCTTTGTGTAGTACAAACTGGCCATAAGTGTGGACACCAATTAACTTCCTAGTGTAACTAGACCCTCCATCACAGCCAACCATGAATTTTGCAGTGATAGTTAATTTCTTGCCACTACTGTCTTTCTTGCGCACGGTAGCTGTTACTGACCCATTTTCTCCTGTGTCCTGTGTCAACCCAACCAGTTCCCAGCCCCAATAACTGGTGACATTAGGGGAAGCTGTATCAAGGTGCTCTTTTAGAATTGGCTCAAGAATGAGTTGGGGGCACATCACAGAGTACTCCTCAGAACAGCCTAGTTTGTAGAAGGGGTAAACATTCGTTTCTCCGTCTACCGCTTCACCCCACGACCCGTAAGCCATCTGCGCTATTTGCCTGCTCTTAACTACACCGGTACCCATTATGTTATGGACGGGGGAGTCCCGCGGAAAAGTTGTGTTTTCTTTCACCTTTTCCGCTAAACCAAGCCGTCTGAAATGTTCCATAGTTCTTACATTTACCAGCGTTGCTTTAGGGATGTCTGTCGTATGTTCCTTCTTTTCCACTAACACACACTTCACATTTCTGTAGTTCAGTTCAGCAGCTAGACACATCCCAACAGGACCTCCTCCAACAATCAACACCTCAGTATTCAAAGTTTCCGTAGCCATGATATTTAAATCTGTAAGAGAAATATCTATAACAAGATGGAATATGGTCCCTTCTCACCTGCTGAACTCTGGAACTCTGGCTGAACCCGGTAATGCGCAATAATACGGTATACAATCACGTGACTAAATCGGGAAATTCTTTAAAGCGGAATGCATTAATTTAATGGAATACAATCAGTTTGAAAGTCAAAGATTACCGATACACGGACGTCCCGATTTAATCTATGGAAGTATAAACCCTGTACCGTCTGAGGATAAGGAATCTGAAAAAGCAGATTTTTTGAGTGAGCAAGAAATGGCAGACCAAGGATACCGGATCATCTCCTCAAGAGAGGTGGTTCTTCCGCGGGAATCAGGTTTATTGTATAACCTGCAGCGACTATGGGCCATATCTCCTAGGAGCAATGCTATAAGAACTACCAAGTATACTATATTCACTTTCTTTCCTAAGAATTTATTCGAGCAGTTTCACCGTTTTGCGAACTGGTATTTCCTGCTAATTatcattttaaattttattcCACAAATCCAAGCGTTTGGGAAGGAGGTGTCCATGATCCCCTTGCTGTTTGTGTTGACTGTGACAGCTGTCAAAGATGCTTTCGAGGACCTGAGGAGGTTCCGGTCAGACAGAGAAGTGAACAACCGTGAAGTTCTGGTTTACGATTGGTAAGTGTGTTTGTACTTTAGTGCTTGTTATATGCACCGTACCTTGGGGGAGTGAGTGGGGATTTGTCACTCGGAAGTTATCCCCAGAATAATGCATACACCATTGAATGCATAAGCACGTGCATATGATTGAATCTTTTGGATAGTGGACACTTTGCGTGGGACTGGAGTGTACTGTAGAGATTACACAAGAACCCTCATTGTGATATTAAACAGGTTGTACACAGCATGTTGTTAGTGATTGCAATAGCAGATTATAGTATCGTGTGAAGTTGTCCTTAGAGAATTTACTGACAACCTACCTTCATTGGGTAGGTGTGATGTAATGTTGATAGATATATCAATGTATCTGTCACGACTATTGTAGTCTTAGAGTAGTGTGTGACAGCTGTAGCCAAACAGGTCTTTCCCCTTATAAACTTTAGATTATCATTGTTTAGCCAATGGAAGTCTTACTATTTCCTTTTTTATAGTAATTGTGACAAGGGCTTCATCCCTGTGTTTTGTATCTCATCCTCACTTATCAAACTTCTCCTGCTAAGAAGTTTATAATTTCacactctaataatacagtcagtGCATCATGTTTTATAATTGTGTTTTGTTGCCAGGGAAACTGACATGTTTGTGAGTCGCTTGTGGCGAGAAGTTTGTGTGGGAGATTTTGTAAAGTTGTCCATCAACGAAGTAATTCCGGCCGACATTTTGTTGCTGCACAGCAGCGAGCAGGACAATATTTGCTTCATAGAGACAGCAAACATTGATGGAGAGACTAACCTGAAGCAACGTCATGTGGCGCAGCAATCTTCAGACAGTATTTCAGTAATGGTGAGTGGGAGTTGTTGATTGAGTTGATGTtaagtgtgttgtgtatgtgttctGTTTGTTTAGTCTTTGGGAGAATTTCAACCATCTCAGTTCAGTGGGGCTGTTTATTGTGAGCCACCTCACAGCAAAATTTATGACTTTAGTGGATACATGTGCGTTAATTGCCATCTTTTGtaactgtgtgtgtgtctctctctGTAATCTGTGTGTGTCTCTCTCTAACCATGTGATTCTCTCTGTAGCTATACTTTCTCTGTAAGTATGTCACATTGTCACTACCTAGAGTATATCTAAAAACAtttgtgagtaaagtttctaaTCTGTGTGGCTATTAACCTTTCATGACTCTTCTTTTGCTACCcattacaatcaaaacattacatAATGAAAGTGTCCTCCAACTATGCAAAATTCAAATTTACTTTTTTTATGTCACTATCTCTGTAATTACGCCATTGCTATTGTTACTATGTCACTACTTTTGTATGTAACAATGTACTGCATGTCACGTTGTGTATACGTGTGTGTTGTACACACACTGATTTATTGTACACAGCATATACCCTGATGGCAAGAGGATCCCGGTTAACAGGAATCACCTCCTGCTGCGAGGGTGTGTACTTAGGAACACTCAGTGCGCCACTGGCATTGTCATGTATGCAGGTTAGTAGTATATACCGGAGACTGAATTTTTGTAAAGTAGTGAATGTTGTGAGAATAGCAAGTGTTTCTCTTTATAATGCAGTTTGGATATGAACAGTAAAGAGTAAAGCAAAACACAACCAAAAAATTTTTTATCAGTCTCAATATTTACTGTTCTACTTTAAATCAATTGTCAACTTTTGCAAAAAAGACTTCCTATATAAATCTTGTTTAGAGTAGCTGACTATTCTTATTATTCCATATAAGGAAATACTTCTATTTCAGGTCACGAGACTAAGAGCATGTTGAACAATAGTGGACCACGGACGAAACGCAGCAAATTGGAGCGAGACATCAACACTGAAATATTATCATCACTTGCAATTCTTCTAGTCCTGTGCATCATTGGATCAATAGGTCAGTGATGTGTGTGTAGGTGAgtaactgattgtgggttttgtatcAGGTACTGGAGTGTGGACAGAGTCGAGGTTTAAGTCGTTCGTCCAATATCTTCCCCAAGATGATGATGACAGTGTAGGACTGGAGGCATTCATACGATTCTGGACTTTTCTGATTGTTTTACAAGTGAGCGTATATTGATTAACAGTGAGTGGAAGTGTCTTTCAACTGTCAAGCCATAGCTGTCTAAACTATACCTTAActagtctcacgtagccagaccctatttctccgtaCGGCGCTTatcaattggaaattataagcgcctgctccaaAAGGGTCTAGGGTCTCTACAATAGAAAGGTTCTGCAGGCAAACCACCTctgggtaggtgagcgttgattggcaCTTTCAGAAGAGGTGTGGATGACCACAGTTGGCTTCATCCTCAGTATAGGCAAGGCTTCAGCCTGTTTCAAACTCTACAACCAAGGTACAGTTATTAAATTTGCTTGTAATGAGCATATCATGTCTGAGGTGTGAGCTAATGCGTAATCATATGTACCTGAGTTGTGAGCTGGTCAGTCTCACCTCCAAACAGCTCAGAGAAAATGGCAGATGTAGCCATTAGGCAAGGTGAAAGTAGTAGTACTATATTAACTATGCCACGAACCCGATGCGAGACTCAGTATATTCGTGTGACATATCTCGGACATGATTATGCTCATTGCAAGCAAATTTGATAACTTTACCTTGGTTGTAGAGTTTGAACAGGCTGAAACCTTGCTTATAGCTGAGGATGAAGCTAACTGTGGTCATCCACACCTCTTCTGAGTGGTTTAGggccaatcaacgctcacctacccagAGGTGGTTTGCctgcagaacttttctattgtagagtccccagaccctttcggagtaggcacttataatttccaattgatAAACGCcatgcggagaaatagggtctggctacagGAGACTACTCCTTAACTTTTTAAGCACTTTTAACACTAATGTTTGGGTCATGGTAGTATttgctgtgtgtgtgtaaagGAATTTGATTAGCTTACCAAGCACATATAATTTTGGAGAAGATGCATGTACACAGTTCAGAAATTTTGTGTTGCATTAACTCTATACTAGGGTTGAGCAATCGTGACATTTTACTGCTTTCACGATGTTAGGATGCAATCGAGCACAATGTCTGTAATTATGATAATTTTCATGATTTTATTACTCACATATATCAGAAACATCGTGTATGCACAACTTTGTATGAATTATTTATATTTcggtgaaattgtgtacaactgttcAACAAAATTAAAGCCATCGGGTGTTACAGTTTAGTACAATTTATGTACAGCATAAAAATGGTTTTTAACAGGTAAGCTTTTTAACTACATAGTAagatttaattttttaaataatgAACTGTCCCAAAAGTGTAGGCTTGCTTTCTGGATTGTGTTCTTCCATAGCAGTATGTGGCCACCATTTACTAATTAACATTTGCAGTGATGTTGTGACATTGTGATTGTTTATAATACATAACATCACGATGTTCAGAAATAATCATgattaatcccacaatcgatataatctcccagcccaGTGGTCACTCCATTATCCGGCCATCAACTATCCAAACTTCGAACtgtgaaatgactgttctattagagtattttaacactATTAAAGTATGGGCTTTGTTTGTCCTAAGGACCCAATGAGTctggataatggagggaccattGTAACTTCTTGTGTTTTATAGCCACATAGTTGTCGTATTGGGGGACTCAAATATCATTACTTTGATGGTTTTAGCACatcatttaaaatatttttattgtaacaGTTAGTTCTATTAATGGCTTGTGTAAGTGACAGTTACTTTTTCCATATATGGCATAATTCAAATACACTTGTAATTACCTCATCATTGATTATCTCACTTATAGGTCATCATACCCATCTCCCTTTACATCACCATGGAGATAGTGAAGTTCATACAGGTGAGAACTATTCTAGGGTATGGGGGACCAGCACATGTTACTATTCATCAAGTGTAGGAATAGTTTAGTAAGGCCACATCTTGTTGGTCCATGGGCCTGATCAACCTACTTTTTGGTAGCTTGGAAATTTGTAGTACAATCAAATATCACTATATCTCTGTCTTTCTAATGTGTTTGACTACTAGTGACACTTATTTGCATTTAAGATTTCTTGTTTGTGTATTAATGTACTAACCCTACATTTTTTTTGTCATGAAGCAACCAATGAAATTGAAGACTGTTGTAAACTCTTGTCTCCATCCAGGTCTATTTCATAAACTGGGATGTAGACATGTACTATGCTGCAAGGGATACTCCCTTCCAGTGTAGAGCATTAAACATCAACGAAGATCTTGGTCAAATACAGTATGTCTTCTCGGACAAGACTGGAACACTGACAGAGAACGAGATGAGATTCCAATGTTGTACCATCGCTGGGGTGAACTACCCTCATCAATTAAAAGGTAAGACCTCACCTCTTTTTAAATGTGCACAGATGTATGGCACAAAGAGAGTAAGAACATTTCAGCATAGTTTGGAGTTAAGATccaatatttatttatttgtgtgTATGGTACAGCTGAGGATAAACATGATAGTCGCATGTGGTTAACAGGCTGTGAAAGCAATGGTAGCAACTTGGATAGGTATAAGTGTCATGGATGGGTCGGTTATGGGTCAGCCTATGTTACAGGTGCTTGTTGAGTAGGCCATCTCCAGTTACTTGTTTTAATATGATCTACCCCTATTTTAGCATGAAATGTTTGTGCAATAATTATCCTCACATGGGTAAGTCCAGGCTATATGGTTTACTGCCATCTTTATGCTTACAAGATTAACCTGTAAGGTTTACATGAATTTGAAAAgtcaattgtgtgtgtgtgtgttttttttacCTGTTTGCCATCTTTACATATTATCATCAGCTATCATGTCATATAATAATGTAACAACATTTATTGAAAACTGTTTATTTCAGTCACCTTTGGGCCAAAAAGCAGGTGGTTATATTAGGCAAGTCactgtgtacacaaatgacacattagggaataattattacaatggcCAATTTAGACAGGTAACTGACATACAATGACCTGGTAAACAGGTTTCATCTTAGTAccataaattttattttatttctctCTCATGAGCAATATCTTAACCCAATTTGCAGACCAGTTGGATGGACTAGAGCAAGCACTACAGAGTCATACTCCCATGGACAAGAAGGCTAAAATAGACATTGAGCAATTCTGTTATGATGATGACCTGCAGAAGAAGATTTCTGAGCTTTCTTATGATGACAATGACAGCTGTTTACATCACTTCTTTGTTGTCCTGGCGATATGCAACACAGTTGTCGTGTCGAAACGTCCTAAACAGAAGGAGGAATCATCGGAACCAGTAGATGAAAACTGCGAAGTACATCCCTACAATTTGGAGAACTTGTCTGAAGCAGTTTTGTCGGAGGTTCAACGGTTGCTAGGCCACACTAATATCAACGATATTGAGTATGAGGCTGAGTCACCTGATGAACAAGCACTAGTTGAGGTAACAACATCAGTAATCTCTAGTATATCTAACCATTATTAGTAGTACAAAtctttttcattcaaatgtctgacacgaTATTTATAACTGATAAAAAACATTTCCTGTAGGAAAGACATTAAAGTATGCTGTCTGTTGTGTCTCATTCCCAAAcctgtaatggagccaaaccatgcatgtctgctcttgacatctttactgtcaccactaatcatgtGGCTGGCTCAGCTCAACTATAGTCTGTGtcaaatttattttaatttacaTCACAGGTGTGGTGGGTTACCACTCACCAAAACTACTGATAAAAATTATGTGATCCGTTAATAAGAGTAGTAAGATGGTTGTACACTCCTGTAGTAGTTAATAGTGTAGTAACAACGGGACTAGAGGAAATAGTCCATTTCATTTCAGCTCCTTTTTTGTACCTTGTGCAGTTCAAACATATACAGGAAGCTCTAACAGAAGCAGTTCAGTGTAATTGCAGAAGAACCACAAAGAAATAAcaaaatagagcagtcatactcTCTGATGAAACAGTCAGATACATCCAATGTAGTTCTCTTTGAAGTTTTATTCATATTGTTTACCTGACCTGCAAGGCCACTGCTGTTCAGTGGACCCTCAGTTTTGGTTATCTGAACaccaatgtgtctcaggcaatggtaaaaagtgttcagataagtgaattgttcggataattgaaatccatacatttatatacagagctctgttgaaatactctaatagaacatacacttgtactcaaaaaTAAAGCAATTTGACTTTGAAATACAATAACTTTGtaattatgaaacaaaataagTGAATGTAAGACAAATACATGACAACAAATACTGCAACTAGAATCAACagtttcagataactgagggtcggataactgagggtctactgtagttGTTATCCATCTTGTTTCTTTGTACTAGGCTGCCAGGAAATATGGATATGTGTTGCTGGCTAGAGTTCCTGGCAAGGTCACCTTGCTAACTCCTCATCATGGGCTAGTAGAATACGATGTACTGCATGTTCTTGAGTTTGACTCTCGTCGCAAGTGTATGTCCGTCATCGTCCGCCAGAAGGGCACAGATCAGGTGATCCTCTACACTAAAGGAGCTGACTCAGCCATTTTCAGTTTCCTTGATCATCACAGTGGGCTTAAATTTGGTATGGTGTTGTACTATTTTTTAAGTCAGAGGTATACATGACTGAAGTATGTGGTAAAATTTTGATGTACTGGTAGATTGTTAAAACTATCAACTAAGACTGTTACTTAGGGACCCGCtgattatgttggcataattttgagcataataggtacctgaaagtattgagcataatgctagcattatAGGAAGAACACCTGTACAATactataaatccttgcttgtcaaaatacaaatcacagaaaaagatcgatatactctaatagaacagtcactaactATCAAgtactgttctattaaagtatgtaGATATTTTCTACAAGGATGTATTGTTTTTACTTCAGCCACTACCCATAAAGTACACATTTATTAACAAAACATAGGAATTGAGGCataaatgttgagcataataggtttttgagcactgctcaactAAAGAGCATATCGGCAGGTCCCTACTGAGCACCACTACTTCTGAATAGAATGCACACCATGACAAAGTATTCCAATAGAATAGTCGTTATTATTGAAGCACTAACTGCATTAGTTTTCTCAACGTGTAGTGTTAGGATCCAGCTCAATTATCTGAGCACCTTTGTTCCTACAGTTAGACAAATGTGTTCAGATTAGTAGGTTTGTTTAGATAACTGAAGCCCTTTGATTTATAACAATGGAATACTATAATTTTAGTGTTCTTAGAATAACTGAGGTGTTTGGAATAGTGAGAATATGTGTTTTCCATTAGGTGACTATCATGGAGTCCAGGAAGGAGGATTAACCAGAGCATCACTCACACAagctcagctcaacttgtatgCCAGACTGGGACTACGTACTTTGTGCATGGCTAAGAGAGTAAGAGACAATGTCTGATGTCCTAATATTAAATGGTCGCTACTAATGTTGGGAAAACTTTAGTAGTACAATTGTCTGTGGAGTAAAAGAAATATTTTAGTTGGAAGAGATATGGAGCAGGGGCAGGGCATACCTAAAGAGAGTTTCAGCAAACCATTTTAACATTAAGGAATCTAGACCAGTATTTGGGATCCATCATGAAACAGTTCACTTAGCAAAGTGATACTGCTTTATGTGATAGCAACATCAATTAGTGTATTGGTATTGTTCTGAACAATAAttgattgagttactctaataaagcagtcaggcagtatctactctaatataacagtcactttgcTGTAGTGGAAACCTCTTTTCAAGATTCCT containing:
- the LOC136237520 gene encoding 4-methyl-5-nitrocatechol 5-monooxygenase-like translates to MATETLNTEVLIVGGGPVGMCLAAELNYRNVKCVLVEKKEHTTDIPKATLVNVRTMEHFRRLGLAEKVKENTTFPRDSPVHNIMGTGVVKSRQIAQMAYGSWGEAVDGETNVYPFYKLGCSEEYSVMCPQLILEPILKEHLDTASPNVTSYWGWELVGLTQDTGENGSVTATVRKKDSSGKKLTITAKFMVGCDGGSSYTRKLIGVHTYGQFVLHKAFSVYIESQELKDIVDGKPGYYLVSNRKVSGIMVTVDIEKGDFLIYSLMHKDDVIKFDFLKDNPSHFVKDFVGKEIEHTIKQSSHWETHALLATKYREGRVFLCGDAAHQWVPLGGIGMNTGIADAVDLAWKFDAILKGWGGDFLLDSYQIERRALADKTRSFVLDAGEIVGTATSKFMRPLLVHLPIVSTLFGWSVVKKVRNNLQSGTTIVLAFQYANSNIICHEGPSEHKIAVNIMSAFMPIAIPGRRAPHVVLKEKPTIHDLFEKDHTLLIIDGDKTDCRDLQDAAKDMKMPLKVCTIISKDLPQVIAIYSKHYYIVRPDGIITWCSDSQPNRREADRIIAVICGYHVPKCLPTQEVSRSTRPTVPFPVVFELASVGYLTFLVYHYASLSLPFSYLLGLNTVTILKQFFTAKRVTMSARISRHKASVLQSYGTPTTSLHLDEKYVNKFGPSDVLVRVHAASVNHIDVGMTMGYGSALISANFQRRNDLPRVLGRDCAGEVVAVGEDVTKFIAGDLVYAACPWSRDGSHAQYVAVDEDHVSHMPTTLSFAEAASLPWVACTVWSALVTRAGLTSSNAANKKVLVHGGSGGVGSFAIQLLKAWGAKVTTTCSSGKVELVKNLNAADIIIDYTSQDFSQDFSQLRGYDVVLDTVGYTQNYEARSLNVLKRFGDAKYLSIRSPYLRFVNRWGVLVGSLMTQAITFIQVLVQRLLHGRGFFYIVAQPSGRCLDEVRKLVDAGRIKPVLSKTGPFPLEKISEAYELVRDGRAGGKVIVEMP
- the LOC136237519 gene encoding phospholipid-transporting ATPase VA-like translates to MEYNQFESQRLPIHGRPDLIYGSINPVPSEDKESEKADFLSEQEMADQGYRIISSREVVLPRESGLLYNLQRLWAISPRSNAIRTTKYTIFTFFPKNLFEQFHRFANWYFLLIIILNFIPQIQAFGKEVSMIPLLFVLTVTAVKDAFEDLRRFRSDREVNNREVLVYDWETDMFVSRLWREVCVGDFVKLSINEVIPADILLLHSSEQDNICFIETANIDGETNLKQRHVAQQSSDSISVMSLGEFQPSQFSGAVYCEPPHSKIYDFSGYIIYPDGKRIPVNRNHLLLRGCVLRNTQCATGIVMYAGHETKSMLNNSGPRTKRSKLERDINTEILSSLAILLVLCIIGSIGTGVWTESRFKSFVQYLPQDDDDSVGLEAFIRFWTFLIVLQVIIPISLYITMEIVKFIQVYFINWDVDMYYAARDTPFQCRALNINEDLGQIQYVFSDKTGTLTENEMRFQCCTIAGVNYPHQLKDQLDGLEQALQSHTPMDKKAKIDIEQFCYDDDLQKKISELSYDDNDSCLHHFFVVLAICNTVVVSKRPKQKEESSEPVDENCEVHPYNLENLSEAVLSEVQRLLGHTNINDIEYEAESPDEQALVEAARKYGYVLLARVPGKVTLLTPHHGLVEYDVLHVLEFDSRRKCMSVIVRQKGTDQVILYTKGADSAIFSFLDHHSGLKFGDYHGVQEGGLTRASLTQAQLNLYARLGLRTLCMAKRVLNQQDYKQWSTLHHDAEVSLTNRDELLFQSYLNIEKKLELLGATGIEDRLQDGVPEAIAGLRQAGIKVWVLTGDKQETAINVGYSSQLFDEVMDIIIINASSEEDCRERLEYRVKELEMQAGLESASSSTSSFDNSFILSAYTAPIIKLAKSKLNRSKDETDLSFTGPPKALVIDGATLVFALRDSVKGLFLEVAKYCKSVICCRATPLQKAQVVQLVKEKLGAMTLGIGDGANDVSMIQMADVGVGISGREGMQAVIASDFAMGRFHFLQKLLLVHGHWCYSRLSRLVLYFFYKNVAFAVLLFWYQLINGFSGSNPIDGVNLFMFNLAYTSLPIIVVGVSDQDLRAEVLMTDKSLYAQGRLSKIYTRFKFWIAMLEAFYQSLVVFLVASWAYDKDVIGLAEFGFVVNISMVFTVTFHLAIETYHWTIANHIVVWGSLIFTLIFNLIYCAIDTRQVFIDTYQVFQMTASRGKFWFVLLLIPVIALFPRLMMRVVRQEVFPSDVLKARAQEKVGQTSCACLQPAAEKPVDPVEPVSFSQVQTNNDINHTNNT